A genomic region of Dunckerocampus dactyliophorus isolate RoL2022-P2 chromosome 10, RoL_Ddac_1.1, whole genome shotgun sequence contains the following coding sequences:
- the LOC129188458 gene encoding flavin-containing monooxygenase 5-like, with protein sequence MVHKVAVIGAGPSGLSSIKTCLDEGLLPTCFESSDDLGGLWRFKEVSEPNRASIYRSLTINISKEMMCYSDFPIPADYPNYMHHSKILNYFRMYAEHFKLLKHIHFQTMVKCIRQRPDYSRTGQWEVVTERRDGKEEMHVFDAVICCSGHYTYPNLPLQDFPGIETFQGRYLHSWDYKGPEDMPGKRVVVIGIGNSGSDIAVESSKFAEQVYMSTRRGAWVIRQVSDDGMPVDMKYNTRFVHILFQLLPMKFLNWLGEKKLNAMYDHTMYALKPSHRLFSQIPVINDDLPYKILSGSVIIKPNVKEIRGSSVLFDDGSVVEKVDTIVFSTGYNYDFPYLPSSALYKSGHRVGLYKHVFPPTLEHPTLAVVGFIHALGAIMAQAEMQARWATQVFKGHKKLPSNQAMVKAVEKDTKDIDQTYIVSKLTPLQVDFVSYMDDLAGEIGVRPNLLWLLITDYPLFKRVLWGPVTTYQYRLTGPGKWEGARQAIFTQFDRMLKPLKTRKVPEQEQNGSISGRLFKLSLSLMAGGAAVFYVHVRDPSVFPNLMAKLRVTIV encoded by the exons GAGGTATCGGAGCCCAATCGTGCCAGCATCTACCGCTCCCTCACCATCAACATCTCCAAGGAGATGATGTGCTACAGCGACTTCCCCATCCCGGCCGACTACCCCAACTACATGCACCACTCGAAAATCCTCAATTACTTCCGTATGTACGCGGAGCACTTTAAACTGCTGAAGCACATCCACTTCCAG ACCATGGTGAAGTGCATCAGACAGAGGCCAGATTATTCCCGCACGGGCCAATGGGAAGTGGTGACGGAGAGGAGGGATGGGAAGGAGGAGATGCACGTCTTTGATGCCGTCATCTGCTGCTCAGGACATTACACCTACCCCAACCTGCCCCTTCAGGACTTCCCAG GAATTGAGACCTTCCAGGGACGATACCTGCACAGCTGGGACTACAAGGGTCCAGAGGACATGCCTGGCAAGCGAGTGGTGGTCATCGGCATCGGGAACTCGGGCAGTGACATTGCGGTGGAGAGCAGCAAGTTTGCAGAGCAA GTGTACATGAGCACACGCCGCGGCGCCTGGGTCATCAGACAAGTGTCGGATGACGGCATGCCAGTGGACATGAAGTACAACACTCGCTTCGTCCACATCTTGTTCCAGCTCCTCCCCATGAAGTTCCTCAACTGGCTAGGCGAGAAGAAACTCAACGCCATGTATGACCACACCATGTATGCTCTCAAACCCAGCCACAG GTTGTTCAGTCAGATACCAGTGATCAACGACGACCTGCCTTATAAGATTCTCTCTGGGTCAGTCATCATCAAGCCCAACGTCAAGGAAATCCGTGGCTCCTCTGTGTTGTTTGACGACGGCAGCGTTGTTGAGAAG GTGGATACCATTGTGTTTTCCACGGGTTACAACTATGACTTCCCGTACTTACCCAGCAGTGCTCTGTACAAGTCAGGGCACCGCGTCGGTCTGTACAAGCACGTCTTTCCTCCCACCCTGGAGCACCCCACCCTGGCCGTTGTAGGTTTCATCCACGCCCTCGGGGCCATCATGGCGCAGGCCGAAATGCAGGCACGTTGGGCCACGCAAGTCTTCAAAG GACATAAGAAGCTGCCCTCAAACCAGGCCATGGTCAAGGCTGTGGAGAAAGACACCAAGGACATTGACCAAAC TTACATCGTGTCCAAGCTGACGCCGCTACAGGTGGACTTTGTGTCCTACATGGACGACCTGGCCGGAGAGATCGGAGTGCGACCCAACCTCCTGTGGCTCCTCATCACCGACTACCCACTCTTCAAGAGGGTCCTGTGGGGGCCTGTCACCACCTACCAGTACCGCCTGACAGGGCCCGGCAAGTGGGAGGGCGCCCGGCAAGCCATCTTCACGCAGTTTGACCGCATGTTGAAGCCCCTGAAGACCAGGAAG GTGCCTGAACAGGAACAAAATGGCTCCATTTCGGGTCGCCTGTTCAAGCTGAGCCTCTCCCTCATGGCCGGAGGAGCCGCAGTCTTCTACGTTCATGTTCGAGACCCTTCTGTTTTTCCCAACCTGATGGCCAAACTTAGGGTGACAATAGTTTGA